Proteins found in one Vagococcus carniphilus genomic segment:
- a CDS encoding GNAT family N-acetyltransferase, whose protein sequence is MDKKELKNSLYLKKVELKHLKQFNELLRYVFQVTDSDIEEGGYEDESEIIRAKRPVLREADVYGFFTHEDRLISQLAIYPCEVNIHDTVYKMAGVTGVGTYPEYTNFGLMSDLISLGLEKMRDNEQWISYLYPYSIPYYRRKGWEIMSDKIAFEIKDSQLPKRVDVPGYVEREDINHEDVFVVYDQFAEQNHGAMIRQDLNWEEYWRWENEEERTAAIYYNREGEPQGVCFYWIAEEVFHIKEMFYLNQEARHGLWNFVSAHFSMVDLVQGETFKNEPIAFLFEDSEIKETIEPYFMARIVDVEKFIESYPFITTGKPFHFVVEDPIANWNNRIFGLIWDENDDLTITEEAIGNPVYIDIQTLAALFLSYKRPAYLSRIERLKTDKETLRTLERIIPDQAAYFSDYF, encoded by the coding sequence ATGGATAAAAAAGAACTAAAAAATTCTCTGTATTTGAAGAAAGTTGAACTGAAACACTTAAAGCAATTTAATGAATTACTTCGTTATGTGTTCCAAGTAACAGATTCTGATATTGAGGAAGGTGGTTATGAAGATGAATCTGAAATCATCCGAGCTAAACGACCTGTCCTTCGTGAAGCTGATGTCTACGGCTTCTTTACCCATGAAGATCGTCTGATTTCTCAACTGGCTATCTACCCTTGTGAGGTAAACATTCACGATACGGTTTACAAGATGGCTGGGGTAACGGGTGTTGGAACTTACCCTGAATATACAAACTTTGGTCTAATGAGTGATTTAATTTCTCTTGGGCTTGAAAAAATGCGTGATAATGAACAGTGGATTTCTTATCTATACCCTTATAGTATTCCCTACTATCGTCGTAAAGGCTGGGAAATCATGTCTGATAAAATTGCCTTTGAGATTAAAGATTCTCAATTACCTAAACGTGTTGATGTTCCTGGTTACGTTGAACGAGAAGATATTAATCATGAAGATGTTTTTGTGGTGTATGATCAGTTTGCTGAACAAAACCACGGGGCAATGATTCGCCAAGACTTAAACTGGGAAGAATATTGGCGTTGGGAAAACGAAGAAGAAAGAACAGCAGCTATCTATTACAATCGTGAGGGCGAACCTCAAGGCGTTTGTTTTTACTGGATTGCTGAAGAAGTTTTCCATATCAAAGAAATGTTTTATTTGAATCAAGAAGCAAGACACGGCCTATGGAACTTTGTCTCTGCTCATTTTTCAATGGTTGATTTAGTTCAAGGTGAAACGTTTAAAAATGAACCTATTGCCTTTTTATTTGAAGATAGTGAAATCAAAGAAACGATTGAGCCTTATTTTATGGCAAGAATTGTTGATGTTGAAAAATTTATCGAGTCATACCCATTTATTACAACTGGAAAACCATTCCATTTTGTTGTTGAAGACCCAATTGCTAATTGGAATAATCGTATATTTGGACTGATTTGGGATGAAAATGATGATTTAACTATTACTGAAGAAGCAATCGGTAATCCTGTATACATTGATATCCAGACACTAGCAGCTCTCTTTTTAAGTTATAAACGACCTGCTTACCTATCTCGAATTGAGCGGTTAAAAACCGATAAAGAAACCCTAAGAACACTAGAAAGAATTATTCCTGATCAAGCCGCTTATTTTAGCGATTACTTTTAA
- a CDS encoding DUF4430 domain-containing protein, translated as MKKDFLIVVVLLFFGAFLFKGTKIQSVDDYYLTHIDDITPESETVTLSIEAKTLLDNMDKLDENLRSEKYVPKNGVILKETEVVLRNKDTVFDLLNRTTRYNKIQFDYQGSDNNSFGSNYIKGINYLYEFSAGPLSGWMYKVNGKFPDYGVSKYFAKDKDKIEIIYTCDLGRDIGGGFNNESEK; from the coding sequence ATGAAAAAGGATTTTTTAATTGTCGTAGTTTTATTATTCTTTGGAGCTTTTCTTTTTAAAGGAACTAAAATTCAAAGTGTTGACGACTATTATCTAACGCACATTGATGACATTACGCCTGAGTCTGAAACAGTTACCCTGAGTATTGAGGCAAAAACTCTTTTAGATAATATGGATAAATTAGATGAGAATTTACGTTCTGAAAAGTATGTTCCAAAGAATGGCGTCATCTTAAAAGAGACAGAAGTTGTTCTTAGAAATAAAGATACGGTTTTCGATTTATTGAACCGAACAACGCGTTACAACAAAATCCAATTTGATTATCAAGGATCTGATAATAATTCATTTGGTAGTAACTATATTAAAGGAATTAATTATCTTTATGAGTTCTCAGCAGGGCCCTTAAGTGGCTGGATGTATAAAGTGAACGGGAAGTTTCCTGATTACGGTGTGAGTAAATATTTCGCTAAAGATAAAGATAAGATAGAAATTATTTATACCTGTGATTTAGGAAGAGATATTGGGGGAGGGTTTAACAATGAATCTGAGAAGTAA
- a CDS encoding energy-coupling factor transporter transmembrane component T, whose protein sequence is MNLRSNELAFERFHPFVLFLYYMTIIFFSMFTTNPILLGISLIGSLAYLLIIAKSVWKVILYYSVIFMIIMLTNPLFVHNGETILFFMNDKPVTLEAFLYGGMVGLMIVSIIFWFKSYNEVMTSDKFIYLFGNIAPKISITLSMILRYVPLFKEQIKKINMTQKTLGLYASDSYSDKLLSGLRVFRSLIGWSLENSVDVARSMKSRGYGLKGRTHFSLFKFYFEDALLLGMNLIFLMIIFLMVKSGIVSINYYPLVDPFYFTTQTVLLYIGTGLFVLLPTLIEMKEQLLWRLLISKI, encoded by the coding sequence ATGAATCTGAGAAGTAACGAACTAGCTTTTGAACGGTTTCACCCCTTCGTACTGTTCCTTTACTATATGACGATTATCTTTTTTAGTATGTTCACAACAAATCCTATTTTATTAGGAATTTCACTCATCGGAAGTTTAGCTTATTTATTAATAATAGCCAAAAGCGTTTGGAAAGTTATTCTTTATTATTCTGTGATTTTTATGATTATTATGTTAACAAATCCTTTATTTGTTCATAATGGTGAAACCATTTTATTTTTCATGAATGACAAACCGGTTACATTAGAAGCCTTTTTATATGGTGGAATGGTAGGTTTAATGATTGTTTCCATTATCTTTTGGTTTAAAAGTTATAACGAGGTTATGACATCTGATAAATTTATCTATTTATTTGGTAATATTGCACCTAAAATTTCTATTACGTTATCGATGATTTTACGCTATGTTCCTTTATTTAAAGAACAAATCAAAAAAATTAATATGACACAGAAAACACTTGGACTTTACGCTAGTGATAGCTATTCAGACAAACTATTGAGTGGTTTAAGAGTTTTTAGAAGCTTAATTGGTTGGTCGTTAGAAAATAGTGTTGATGTCGCTCGTTCAATGAAATCAAGAGGTTATGGGTTAAAAGGAAGAACTCATTTCTCTTTATTTAAATTCTATTTTGAAGATGCGTTATTACTTGGTATGAATCTGATCTTCTTAATGATAATCTTTTTAATGGTAAAAAGTGGTATCGTTAGCATCAATTACTATCCTTTAGTAGATCCATTTTATTTTACAACGCAAACAGTCTTGCTATATATCGGAACCGGACTATTTGTTTTACTTCCAACTCTTATAGAAATGAAGGAGCAGTTGCTATGGCGCTTATTGATATCAAAAATTTAA
- a CDS encoding ABC transporter ATP-binding protein: MALIDIKNLNFKYAGNEEKTLKDVSLTVNQGEFVVLCGASGCGKTTLLNLLKPSLAPNGSREGEILFLDKELKEHDERSIASDIGFVMQNPDSQIVTDKVWHELVFGLENMGIPTNIMKRRVGEMASFFGIQHLFRKKTSELSGGQKQLVNLASVLVMQPKLLVLDEPTSQLDPIAATEFIQTLHKLNTELGITIVIVEHRLEDVFPLADKVIIMNDGEIIMDDSPRVVGETIQDYPKAISMIHGLPSAVRIFSGLNQQGTCPLTVREGKDFLNKFYLPNEESSTEEFEMDSESVEKESAIIKIKDVCFKYERDLPDVLYKLNLTLRKGEVFSVLGGNGVGKSTLLSVLSGQRRAYKGKVIIRDKSIKKYKNNELYKHNLAFLPQNPQTVFLKSTVEEDYREISKVIGYSNEEMTELIKETLEKLGISHLADKHPYDLSGGEQQKAALGKILLLKPSIILLDEPTKGMDAFSKKSFSKILSDMKKEDITVLMVTHDVEFAAENSDRCGLFFDRNIISIDKTVEFFASNTFYTTASNRIARDFYPKAITVENVVEEAKTKERMKAHD; this comes from the coding sequence ATGGCGCTTATTGATATCAAAAATTTAAATTTTAAATACGCAGGTAATGAGGAGAAAACATTAAAAGATGTTTCTCTTACTGTTAATCAAGGTGAATTTGTCGTTTTATGCGGCGCTTCTGGTTGCGGTAAAACAACCCTTCTAAATCTTTTAAAACCTTCTCTTGCACCAAATGGAAGTAGAGAAGGAGAAATCTTATTTTTAGACAAAGAATTAAAAGAACATGACGAACGCTCTATTGCAAGTGATATCGGTTTTGTTATGCAAAATCCAGATAGCCAAATTGTAACAGATAAAGTGTGGCATGAATTAGTGTTTGGCTTAGAAAATATGGGTATTCCTACTAATATCATGAAGCGTCGAGTAGGGGAAATGGCTAGCTTTTTTGGTATCCAACATTTATTTAGAAAAAAAACAAGCGAACTTTCAGGAGGACAAAAACAATTAGTGAACCTTGCTAGCGTTCTTGTCATGCAACCTAAATTACTTGTTTTAGATGAGCCTACCTCTCAACTTGATCCAATTGCAGCAACTGAGTTCATTCAAACTTTACATAAATTAAATACTGAGTTAGGAATCACTATTGTTATTGTTGAGCACCGTTTAGAAGATGTTTTCCCACTTGCTGATAAAGTTATTATTATGAATGATGGAGAAATTATCATGGATGATAGCCCACGAGTTGTTGGTGAAACGATTCAAGATTATCCAAAAGCGATTTCGATGATTCATGGGTTACCAAGTGCTGTGAGGATTTTTAGCGGTTTAAATCAACAAGGAACTTGTCCATTAACTGTTAGAGAAGGTAAAGATTTTCTTAATAAGTTTTATCTGCCAAACGAAGAATCTAGCACAGAAGAATTTGAAATGGACTCTGAGTCTGTTGAAAAAGAATCAGCTATTATTAAGATTAAGGATGTTTGTTTCAAGTATGAAAGAGATTTACCTGATGTCTTATACAAATTGAATCTAACACTTCGTAAAGGAGAGGTATTCAGTGTATTAGGCGGAAATGGTGTAGGAAAGTCCACCTTACTTAGTGTCCTATCTGGACAAAGAAGAGCTTATAAGGGTAAAGTCATCATTCGAGATAAATCGATTAAAAAATACAAAAATAATGAGTTGTACAAGCATAATCTAGCTTTCTTACCTCAAAATCCTCAAACTGTTTTTCTTAAAAGCACTGTTGAAGAAGACTACCGAGAAATTAGTAAAGTTATCGGGTACTCAAATGAAGAAATGACGGAATTAATAAAAGAAACTCTTGAAAAATTAGGAATTAGTCATTTAGCTGACAAACATCCTTATGATTTAAGTGGTGGAGAACAACAAAAAGCCGCTCTTGGAAAAATTTTATTATTAAAACCTTCAATTATTTTATTGGATGAACCAACAAAAGGAATGGATGCTTTTTCGAAAAAAAGCTTTTCAAAAATTCTATCTGATATGAAAAAAGAGGATATTACTGTATTAATGGTGACTCATGATGTAGAATTTGCTGCTGAAAATTCAGATAGATGTGGGTTGTTCTTTGACCGAAATATTATATCAATTGATAAAACAGTTGAATTTTTTGCTAGCAATACATTCTATACAACAGCTTCTAATCGAATTGCTAGAGACTTTTATCCCAAAGCGATTACAGTCGAAAATGTTGTTGAAGAAGCTAAAACAAAAGAGAGGATGAAAGCTCATGACTAA
- a CDS encoding ECF transporter S component → MTKNKKIAMNLLLVVGVPLLILLGIYLFNDRKYNIISILVAIVACIPGFYKYEKRDSNMLLIVVIAVLSAISIIGRVAFGLIPFFKPVSAVVILSGIYLGKEEGFLIGALSAIGSNIFFGQGPWTPFQMFTWGMIGFISGLPWISKKCKENKFYLSLLGAFSGIIFTMIMDLWSTLNFQDVSLERYGLLLIKAAPITLIYIVSNIIFLLVLQEPIGKMLERIDQKYGIKEMGK, encoded by the coding sequence ATGACTAAAAATAAAAAAATAGCGATGAATTTACTTTTAGTTGTGGGGGTACCGCTCTTAATTCTTTTAGGTATTTATTTATTCAATGATCGTAAATATAATATTATTTCAATATTAGTTGCTATTGTTGCTTGTATACCTGGGTTTTACAAGTATGAAAAAAGAGATTCAAATATGCTACTAATTGTTGTGATAGCCGTTCTTTCTGCTATATCTATTATCGGAAGAGTTGCTTTTGGTTTGATTCCTTTCTTTAAACCAGTTAGTGCTGTTGTTATTTTGTCAGGTATTTATTTAGGAAAAGAAGAAGGATTTCTAATTGGAGCTTTATCAGCTATTGGTTCAAATATCTTTTTCGGTCAAGGACCATGGACGCCTTTTCAAATGTTTACATGGGGAATGATTGGTTTTATTTCAGGTCTACCTTGGATTAGTAAAAAATGTAAAGAAAATAAATTTTATTTAAGCTTATTAGGAGCCTTTTCGGGTATTATTTTTACAATGATTATGGACTTATGGTCAACATTAAACTTTCAAGACGTCTCTCTTGAAAGATACGGACTTTTACTGATAAAAGCTGCTCCAATCACGTTAATCTACATTGTATCTAATATTATTTTCTTGCTTGTTTTACAAGAGCCAATAGGAAAAATGTTAGAAAGAATTGATCAAAAATACGGAATTAAGGAAATGGGAAAATAA
- a CDS encoding DUF58 domain-containing protein → MRKNRILVVLIWFFLLVLFFLQNSYKPIIVLSFFSIILIIDILLFIFSAKKYEVSTHLKSEFLDNKKISGQLTLKTTNRFLFNQVIVNYMLVNQLTNETIKKQVSFFNLKNNDETLNFQLESEYSGKLRLEVESIRFSDFFHLFEISGIGEISEEELVIYPDSYHFEITPPNFLGDANQTSLVINQNRAKQGDMFDFKTYEVGDPVKNIHWKMSMKEQELIVRELSEEASHKQLILLETNYLTTDSKVSNRSIHALVATFVSTIETMVKNNQTITIGWLSQTSQTIQVETISSKENLQLIEKCLADISYQQADGLVWHYFKDYITQVNYSRIIYLHPDLTRGNFNEFPQTFPIAIGENSNALPNTTHIHAEHYEADIVNLII, encoded by the coding sequence ATGCGTAAAAATCGAATCTTGGTTGTCTTGATTTGGTTTTTCTTACTAGTTCTATTTTTCTTACAAAATTCATACAAACCCATAATTGTCTTATCTTTCTTTTCTATTATCTTAATCATTGATATCTTATTATTCATATTTTCTGCTAAAAAATATGAAGTATCCACTCATTTAAAAAGTGAATTTTTAGATAATAAAAAAATAAGTGGTCAACTAACACTAAAAACAACTAATCGCTTTTTATTCAATCAAGTGATTGTCAACTATATGTTAGTTAATCAATTAACCAATGAAACAATCAAAAAACAGGTTTCTTTTTTCAATTTGAAAAACAATGATGAAACATTAAACTTTCAACTTGAATCTGAGTATAGTGGTAAATTGCGATTAGAGGTTGAATCAATCCGATTTTCAGATTTTTTCCATCTCTTTGAAATAAGTGGCATTGGAGAAATAAGTGAAGAAGAATTAGTTATTTATCCTGATTCTTATCACTTTGAAATAACTCCCCCAAACTTTTTAGGAGATGCTAACCAAACGTCACTTGTCATCAATCAAAATAGAGCCAAACAAGGAGATATGTTTGATTTTAAAACATATGAAGTAGGGGATCCTGTCAAAAATATTCATTGGAAAATGTCCATGAAAGAACAAGAACTAATTGTAAGAGAACTGAGTGAAGAAGCCTCTCATAAACAATTGATCCTATTAGAAACTAATTATCTAACAACTGACAGTAAAGTTTCCAATCGATCAATTCATGCTTTGGTAGCTACTTTTGTTTCAACAATTGAAACGATGGTTAAAAATAACCAAACTATTACTATCGGCTGGTTAAGCCAAACGTCTCAAACGATTCAAGTTGAAACTATTTCTTCAAAAGAAAACTTACAGCTGATTGAAAAATGTTTGGCTGATATTAGTTACCAACAAGCAGATGGACTAGTTTGGCATTACTTTAAGGACTATATAACTCAAGTCAATTATTCACGAATAATTTATCTTCATCCAGACTTAACTAGAGGAAATTTCAATGAGTTTCCACAAACCTTTCCAATTGCGATTGGAGAAAATTCTAACGCATTACCAAATACAACGCATATTCACGCTGAACATTATGAAGCTGATATCGTCAATTTAATTATTTAA
- a CDS encoding AAA family ATPase, whose product MNNKVNEILLEVKKNVKGKDEVIEKILMTILAKGHVLLEDVPGVGKTTLALSFSRVMDLDFKRIQFTPDVTPSDVVGFTMYDSKKQDFVFKQGAVMSNLVLADEINRTSSKTQSALLEVMEEHQVTVDGQTYSVPEPFFVIGTQNPIGSAGTQMLPNSQLDRFMVCLEVGYPSNDALVDILRDRQSSKPLEKLQTLVTKEELLKMQEEVMKVTIHDDILMYIANLCEATRQHEMVELGVSPRGALAISLLAKSKAYVSGRDYVTPEDVLAIFSDATHHRLVLKNTARLANQHARLVIEAITKEVKTGLVNEGEKNA is encoded by the coding sequence ATGAATAATAAAGTGAATGAAATACTATTAGAAGTTAAGAAAAACGTAAAAGGTAAAGATGAGGTTATTGAAAAAATTCTGATGACTATTTTAGCTAAAGGTCATGTGTTACTAGAAGATGTCCCTGGTGTTGGTAAAACAACTCTTGCCCTTAGTTTTAGCCGTGTAATGGATTTAGACTTTAAACGAATCCAGTTTACACCTGATGTAACACCCTCAGACGTAGTTGGTTTTACAATGTATGATTCAAAGAAACAAGATTTTGTTTTCAAACAAGGTGCTGTTATGTCCAATCTAGTATTAGCAGATGAAATTAACCGAACTTCAAGTAAAACACAATCAGCGCTTCTTGAAGTCATGGAAGAACACCAAGTAACAGTTGATGGACAAACTTATTCGGTACCAGAACCATTTTTTGTTATCGGAACTCAAAATCCAATCGGTTCAGCTGGAACTCAAATGTTACCAAACTCTCAATTAGACCGTTTTATGGTTTGTTTAGAAGTTGGTTATCCATCAAATGATGCTTTAGTCGACATCTTAAGAGATCGTCAGTCAAGTAAACCACTTGAAAAATTGCAAACTCTTGTCACTAAAGAAGAATTGCTAAAAATGCAAGAAGAGGTAATGAAAGTAACGATTCATGACGATATTTTAATGTATATTGCTAATTTATGTGAGGCAACACGTCAACATGAAATGGTTGAGCTAGGTGTTAGTCCTCGTGGTGCATTAGCTATTAGTCTTCTTGCTAAAAGTAAAGCTTATGTTTCAGGAAGAGATTATGTGACACCAGAAGATGTTTTAGCTATCTTTTCAGATGCAACTCACCATAGATTAGTTCTTAAGAATACAGCTCGTTTAGCCAATCAACATGCTCGTTTAGTGATTGAAGCAATTACTAAAGAAGTTAAAACAGGCCTAGTAAACGAGGGTGAAAAGAATGCGTAA
- a CDS encoding transglutaminase-like domain-containing protein: protein MSQKLKEQQVSLSIEETTQNKVSPLKIIVSSIGILLMACSFYLMLSQFSTTIKANLKIGLLMIFLWVFLISLSKWFLKKNQKITLIGFLILFFFLFLLSFYWTKDAGIQIFNEFLAYLGRFNGAYYFGLEGGNKLNFTLFFLVLTQFLVLLSLTVAQFFYSGSLIVWLSYLIIGGFWLKSFNVYSLICLLLATLILLIFKKMNLNNQSVKLNVRLLALTLGFIILMITPIYLLKVDQMILTSGQVANLHEEIKDKKEVYNYGKDEFLPMGQLKNYQEKRTDKKVLEVEMSSIEPLYLKQFIGKEVAGNNWESLSKDSLYEDYSLNYWLNQAKFSSFSQLSDISLAVKNKKSKTNEIRVQNSNGSTKEQFLPYGMIKSKNWENEITNDAFIPGNKKKEETSYTYDIVSNVLTSYPRLVKDFSVMKKDKASNDYLLNESNYNEFVYKNYLSVPDELTGKLTTISGVNPHLKEHVYYEKADKIIIDYVKKNYQKPTKKDKTPKDFIDLALSNDYHLKFDTEIATLSTLLYRHMGIPARYVEGYVVTPESILRSKDNQVNITGKEAHAWTEIYQDGIGWVPKETMATYLNIMPQPEFEGLSYSGDKDNNEDAKGNATAKGRQELQDNEKSDTKQVEDKQKKEFKKTFIIILVSLLVLALIVGLGFILLKTLKAYNRRKQAKLAMEDTNSLIAAKAKLNEVFRLLEADQVSLPGGSLYDYVPLIDAQYKDAKYTQLYEKVIRDIQKSAYSNNSTLTDKEIGRMDKLLASTTYHVFENKSFKQKVKMKQILYYS, encoded by the coding sequence ATGAGTCAAAAATTAAAAGAACAACAAGTGTCTTTATCCATTGAAGAGACAACTCAAAATAAAGTTTCTCCACTAAAAATTATCGTATCCTCTATTGGAATATTGTTAATGGCGTGTAGTTTTTATTTGATGTTAAGTCAGTTTTCAACAACGATTAAAGCAAATTTAAAAATAGGATTACTAATGATTTTTCTATGGGTTTTCTTAATTTCTTTAAGTAAATGGTTCCTTAAAAAGAATCAAAAAATAACTCTAATTGGCTTTTTAATCCTATTTTTCTTTCTTTTTTTACTAAGTTTTTACTGGACCAAAGATGCTGGGATTCAAATTTTTAACGAGTTTCTAGCTTACTTAGGACGCTTTAATGGTGCTTATTATTTCGGCCTTGAAGGAGGAAATAAATTAAACTTTACTTTATTCTTTCTAGTCTTAACGCAATTCTTAGTTTTGCTTTCTTTAACAGTTGCGCAGTTCTTTTATTCAGGTAGTTTAATTGTTTGGCTGAGCTATCTGATTATTGGAGGTTTTTGGTTAAAATCTTTTAATGTTTATAGTTTAATTTGTTTACTGTTAGCAACACTTATTTTGTTAATATTCAAAAAAATGAACCTAAACAATCAATCAGTTAAATTGAACGTTCGACTTTTAGCTTTAACACTAGGATTTATTATCTTAATGATTACTCCTATTTACTTATTAAAAGTTGATCAAATGATTTTAACTTCTGGTCAAGTTGCGAACTTACATGAAGAGATTAAAGATAAAAAAGAAGTGTATAACTATGGGAAAGATGAATTCTTACCTATGGGACAATTAAAAAACTATCAAGAAAAAAGAACAGATAAAAAAGTTTTAGAAGTTGAAATGAGTTCGATTGAACCCTTATATTTAAAACAATTTATCGGAAAAGAAGTAGCTGGAAATAACTGGGAAAGTTTGTCTAAAGACTCTTTATACGAAGATTACTCTTTAAATTATTGGTTAAATCAAGCTAAGTTTTCAAGTTTTTCTCAGTTATCTGATATCTCTTTAGCTGTTAAAAATAAAAAATCTAAGACAAATGAAATTAGAGTTCAAAATAGCAATGGGTCAACTAAAGAGCAGTTTCTTCCATATGGGATGATAAAAAGTAAGAATTGGGAAAATGAAATTACCAACGATGCTTTCATTCCTGGAAATAAAAAGAAAGAGGAAACAAGCTATACATATGATATAGTTTCAAATGTTTTAACTAGTTACCCAAGACTCGTTAAAGATTTCTCTGTCATGAAAAAAGATAAAGCATCCAATGATTACCTATTGAATGAATCAAATTACAATGAATTTGTTTATAAAAATTATTTGTCCGTGCCTGATGAATTAACTGGAAAGCTGACAACCATTTCTGGTGTGAATCCTCATTTGAAAGAACATGTTTACTATGAAAAGGCTGATAAAATTATCATTGATTATGTTAAAAAAAATTATCAAAAACCTACTAAAAAGGATAAAACACCTAAAGATTTCATTGATTTAGCTTTATCAAATGACTATCATTTAAAATTTGATACTGAAATTGCGACTCTTTCTACTCTTTTATATCGTCATATGGGAATTCCCGCAAGATATGTAGAAGGATATGTCGTTACACCTGAATCTATTTTAAGATCAAAAGATAATCAAGTAAATATCACAGGTAAAGAAGCCCACGCGTGGACAGAAATTTACCAAGATGGAATTGGCTGGGTGCCAAAAGAAACTATGGCGACTTATCTTAATATTATGCCTCAGCCTGAGTTTGAAGGTCTATCTTATAGTGGTGATAAAGATAATAATGAAGACGCTAAGGGAAATGCAACAGCTAAAGGAAGACAAGAATTACAAGATAATGAAAAATCAGATACTAAGCAAGTAGAAGATAAACAAAAGAAAGAGTTTAAGAAAACATTTATCATTATCCTTGTGTCACTGCTTGTTCTTGCTTTAATCGTAGGATTAGGTTTTATCTTACTTAAAACCTTAAAAGCCTACAATCGACGTAAACAAGCTAAATTGGCTATGGAAGATACTAATAGCTTAATAGCTGCTAAAGCCAAACTAAATGAAGTATTCCGTTTACTTGAAGCTGATCAAGTAAGTTTACCTGGTGGCTCCTTATACGATTATGTACCGTTAATTGATGCTCAATATAAAGATGCCAAGTACACTCAATTATACGAAAAAGTTATTAGAGACATTCAGAAAAGTGCTTATAGTAATAATTCAACTCTAACCGATAAAGAAATTGGTCGAATGGATAAATTACTTGCTTCAACCACTTACCATGTATTTGAAAATAAATCTTTCAAACAAAAAGTTAAAATGAAACAAATACTTTATTATTCATAA